Proteins encoded together in one Pectinophora gossypiella chromosome 20, ilPecGoss1.1, whole genome shotgun sequence window:
- the LOC126376328 gene encoding sodium/calcium exchanger regulatory protein 1-like, whose product MDFLNKKYKMVSSENFDEFMKAIGVGLITRKAANAVTPTVELKKEGDQYNLVTSSTFKTTEMKFKPGEEFDEDRADGAKVKSVCTFEGNVLKQVQKSPDGVEVSYVREFGPEELKATMTVKDVTCTRLYKVQ is encoded by the exons atGGATTTCCTCAACAAGAAATACAAGATGGTCTCCTCCGAGAACTTCGATGAGTTCATGAAGGCTATTG GTGTTGGCCTGATCACCCGCAAGGCAGCCAACGCCGTGACGCCCACGGTGGAGCTGAAGAAGGAAGGAGACCAGTACAACCTGGTGACGTCATCCACCTTCAAGACTACCGAGATGAAGTTCAAGCCTGGTGAAGAGTTCGATGAGGACCGCGCTGATGGCGCCAAG GTCAAGTCGGTGTGCACGTTCGAGGGCAACGTGCTGAAGCAGGTCCAGAAGTCCCCGGACGGTGTGGAGGTGTCGTACGTGCGCGAGTTCGGGCCCGAGGAGCTGAAAGCT ACGATGACCGTTAAGGACGTGACCTGCACCCGGCTATACAAGGTGCAGTAG